A single Sandaracinaceae bacterium DNA region contains:
- a CDS encoding acyl-CoA dehydrogenase family protein, with the protein MKRDIFSQEHDLFRNAFKSFVDREVVPHQAKWREDGMVSREVWRKAGEAGFLCPWMEEEHGGAGGDFLHSVVIMEELANAYESGFAMSLHSDIVVPYIHEFGNAEQKQKWLPGCASGELITAVGMTEPGTGSDLAGIQTTARKDGDHYVINGAKTFISNGQLCDLVVLACRTGEPGDDPHRSLSLFVVEAGTPGFTKGKKLEKMGMDSQDTSELAFEDCRVPAANLLGAPGAGFIMLMKKLQQERLAVAVAAQACAAQSLKDTITYTNERKAFGKSLSKFQNTQFKLAECATEVEIGRVFLDRLAAAHTKGEYLVKECSMAKLWHTEMLGRVVDECLQLFGGYGYMLEYPIARAYMDARVQRIYAGTSEIMKVIIAKQLGL; encoded by the coding sequence ATGAAGCGCGACATCTTCTCCCAAGAGCACGACCTCTTCCGCAACGCCTTCAAGTCGTTCGTCGACCGCGAGGTGGTCCCGCATCAGGCCAAGTGGCGCGAAGACGGGATGGTGTCGCGCGAGGTGTGGCGCAAGGCCGGTGAGGCGGGCTTCCTCTGCCCGTGGATGGAAGAGGAGCACGGCGGCGCGGGCGGCGACTTCCTGCACTCGGTGGTGATCATGGAGGAGCTCGCCAACGCATACGAGAGCGGCTTCGCCATGAGCCTGCACTCGGACATCGTGGTGCCCTACATCCACGAGTTCGGGAACGCGGAGCAGAAGCAGAAGTGGCTGCCAGGCTGCGCCAGCGGGGAGCTGATCACCGCGGTGGGCATGACCGAGCCGGGCACGGGCAGCGACCTCGCGGGCATCCAGACGACGGCGCGCAAGGACGGCGATCACTATGTGATCAATGGCGCCAAGACGTTCATCTCCAACGGGCAGCTGTGCGACCTGGTGGTGCTGGCCTGCCGCACGGGCGAGCCGGGGGACGACCCGCACCGCAGCCTGTCGCTCTTCGTGGTGGAGGCGGGCACGCCTGGGTTCACCAAGGGCAAGAAGCTCGAGAAGATGGGCATGGACTCGCAGGACACCAGCGAGCTGGCCTTCGAGGACTGCCGCGTGCCGGCCGCCAACCTGCTGGGCGCGCCGGGCGCTGGCTTCATCATGCTGATGAAGAAGCTGCAGCAGGAGCGCCTGGCGGTGGCCGTGGCGGCGCAGGCCTGCGCGGCACAGTCGCTCAAGGACACCATCACGTACACCAACGAGCGCAAGGCGTTCGGCAAGTCGCTCAGCAAGTTCCAGAACACGCAGTTCAAGCTGGCCGAGTGCGCGACCGAGGTGGAGATCGGGCGGGTGTTCCTCGACCGCCTCGCCGCTGCGCACACCAAGGGCGAGTACCTGGTGAAGGAGTGCTCCATGGCGAAGCTCTGGCACACCGAGATGCTGGGGCGCGTGGTGGACGAGTGCCTGCAGCTCTTCGGCGGCTACGGCTACATGCTGGAGTACCCCATCGCGCGGGCCTACATGGACGCGCGCGTGCAGCGCATCTACGCGGGCACCAGCGAGATCATGAAGGTCATCATCGCGAAGCAGCTGGGCCTTTGA
- a CDS encoding extensin family protein: protein MRRSMLVGLLACGLPACAEPATALNHDPGPAGSVGVRSPSDAGMPPSDMGDGVDLGDVPDAGPLEPSLTIAPVSSPHPMDDVDGHDWAAIIPLDVTTVGVARVEFFVGAVFAGGSDTAPHHFDAVFTTPGARTLVAVGLDADGLEVARDEVTVDVTPTTDASCHAMLDVLGFDWAVTTPRTGIDDPVRVEPIINGVSFRYVDNAAPTAMIMDCTLGPRLHQLTAIIKPLGMDEVIHIGIYNYRCIGGIPLNDPECVLSKHSFGRAIDLYGFGLAASDTEYTLLDDWLITTGATCPGAPTGAADTALHTIGCAMWNQGAFQTILTPNYNAAHRNHFHVDTGGSFIKDRHGEQLLPGIDPVGGEHVH from the coding sequence GTGCGGCGGAGCATGCTCGTGGGGCTGCTGGCCTGCGGGCTGCCCGCGTGTGCAGAGCCTGCGACCGCGCTGAACCACGACCCCGGGCCAGCAGGGAGCGTGGGCGTGCGGTCTCCGAGCGACGCGGGCATGCCGCCCAGTGACATGGGCGACGGTGTGGACCTCGGCGACGTACCGGATGCCGGCCCGCTCGAGCCCTCGCTGACCATTGCGCCGGTCAGCAGCCCCCACCCGATGGACGACGTGGACGGGCACGACTGGGCGGCCATCATCCCGCTGGATGTCACCACGGTGGGCGTCGCCCGCGTGGAGTTCTTCGTGGGGGCGGTCTTTGCCGGTGGGAGCGATACGGCGCCGCACCACTTCGACGCGGTGTTCACCACACCCGGAGCGCGCACGCTGGTGGCGGTGGGGCTCGACGCCGACGGCCTCGAGGTGGCGCGCGACGAGGTGACCGTGGACGTCACGCCGACCACGGATGCCTCCTGCCACGCCATGCTGGACGTGCTGGGCTTCGACTGGGCCGTCACCACCCCCCGCACGGGCATCGACGACCCGGTGCGCGTCGAGCCCATCATCAACGGGGTGTCCTTCCGCTACGTAGACAACGCCGCGCCCACCGCGATGATCATGGACTGCACGCTCGGGCCCCGCCTACATCAGCTCACGGCGATCATCAAGCCGCTGGGCATGGACGAGGTCATCCACATCGGCATCTACAACTACCGCTGCATCGGGGGCATCCCCCTGAACGACCCCGAGTGCGTGCTCAGCAAGCACTCGTTCGGCCGCGCCATCGACTTGTATGGCTTTGGGCTCGCGGCCTCGGACACGGAGTACACGCTGCTGGACGACTGGCTGATCACCACGGGGGCCACCTGCCCGGGGGCGCCCACCGGCGCAGCGGACACGGCGCTGCACACCATCGGGTGTGCCATGTGGAACCAGGGCGCCTTCCAGACGATCCTCACGCCCAACTACAACGCGGCGCACCGCAACCATTTCCACGTGGACACGGGGGGCTCGTTCATCAAGGACCGCCACGGCGAGCAGCTGCTGCCCGGCATCGATCCGGTGGGCGGCGAGCACGTGCACTGA
- a CDS encoding CehA/McbA family metallohydrolase, which yields MARAVMLCSCMGGLLPACGGGDGAVDPLAVPAGRAYAGILTQEDLPPDPAGLSVMAAGDFALTNEHIVVVIEDVGESDLYNPWGGGVVGIAALEDAAIVRPANLNEFMVTLGRFTVKADTVEVRRSGRSGGPAIVRVEGVMRPIPFIDSVGRTLFPTNYSALTVGIDYELQPGAEHVDVFFDITNPTDTLLDFVKAGILAMQTKRMPLYAPNHGFSVPGTENDFLAYVDDDATSYALSVPGGSISSIFEISGVNVLTTTQLELPADSTTRVHMARLHVGGTGLDGVREAYSRNEGLSTRAITGRVLESDGAPAAGVRVHALDGAGENYLTRVFTDATGSFTLHAPTDAAVQLHAYRRGDGVPPVVNVAAGTTTAGDITLPAAGFIHVAATTVESMGATAAPAPVRVQVINEGTVTRPGTAEVPFEAFGEPRMPLGDREHVEFPLDGDVTMGVAAGTYRVVVSRGYEYEIFDDAAVVVAGGGTVELTPSLVRSVDTTDTVCGDFHIHTDRSPDAGDPGDDKIRYALGDGVEIPVRTDHEFVAAFEPNISRLGMDDWAYGVSALEYTTFDYGHFGVFPLQADPARPNGGAVQWRDLTQENETTGLARLRLPPEMFAEIDAIPTDPALIIFHPRSLGVPGAYFTASGYDRDTGVASNTELWDEDAFSIVEVFNESSFTENFDATVGDWFSFMSRGKRVAVTGSSDSHNVMDGSAVGYPRTCIIAGTDTPADFRTNLDDNDLRDLVAAGRAVISGGVFLTAETATGEGPGEERMGAAATENIRVTVQAPTWITVTTLEVYVNGMLEGTIAVPDTGNALRLDMDVAVNIPAGASYVIFHARGDLDVDGVETSTLEPVHPGRAPFGVTNAIYFQR from the coding sequence ATGGCTCGGGCGGTAATGTTGTGTTCGTGCATGGGGGGGCTGCTGCCCGCCTGCGGAGGCGGCGACGGCGCCGTGGACCCGCTGGCGGTCCCTGCCGGGCGAGCCTACGCAGGCATCCTGACTCAAGAAGACCTGCCGCCGGATCCTGCAGGCCTTTCCGTCATGGCGGCGGGTGACTTCGCGCTGACCAACGAGCACATCGTCGTGGTCATCGAGGACGTCGGTGAGTCGGACCTCTACAACCCCTGGGGAGGCGGGGTCGTCGGCATCGCCGCGCTCGAGGACGCGGCCATCGTGCGCCCGGCCAACCTGAACGAGTTCATGGTCACCCTCGGCCGCTTCACCGTGAAGGCCGACACCGTGGAGGTCCGGCGCTCCGGCCGCAGCGGCGGCCCCGCCATCGTGCGTGTCGAGGGCGTGATGCGCCCCATCCCCTTCATCGACAGCGTCGGTCGCACGCTGTTCCCCACCAACTACTCCGCGCTCACGGTCGGCATCGACTACGAGCTGCAGCCGGGGGCCGAGCACGTGGACGTGTTCTTCGACATCACCAACCCCACCGACACGCTGCTGGACTTCGTGAAGGCGGGCATCCTGGCGATGCAGACCAAGCGCATGCCGCTCTACGCGCCGAACCATGGCTTCAGCGTGCCGGGCACGGAGAACGACTTCCTGGCCTACGTCGACGATGACGCCACCAGCTACGCCCTCAGCGTCCCCGGCGGGTCCATCTCCAGCATCTTCGAGATCTCCGGCGTCAACGTGCTCACCACGACGCAGCTGGAGCTTCCCGCAGACAGCACCACCCGCGTTCACATGGCGCGCCTGCACGTGGGCGGCACGGGCCTCGACGGTGTGCGTGAGGCGTACTCGCGCAACGAGGGCCTGAGCACCCGTGCCATCACGGGTCGCGTCCTCGAGTCGGACGGTGCGCCGGCGGCCGGCGTGCGCGTGCATGCGCTCGACGGCGCGGGTGAGAACTACCTCACGCGCGTCTTCACGGACGCGACCGGCAGCTTCACGCTGCACGCACCCACGGACGCGGCCGTTCAGCTGCACGCCTACCGCCGCGGCGATGGCGTGCCCCCCGTGGTCAACGTGGCGGCCGGCACCACCACGGCCGGCGACATCACGCTGCCGGCGGCCGGCTTCATCCACGTGGCAGCCACCACCGTGGAGTCCATGGGCGCCACGGCGGCGCCTGCGCCCGTGCGTGTGCAGGTCATCAACGAGGGCACCGTCACGCGCCCGGGCACGGCCGAGGTGCCGTTCGAGGCCTTCGGCGAGCCGCGCATGCCGCTCGGCGACCGCGAACACGTGGAGTTCCCGCTCGACGGAGACGTCACCATGGGCGTGGCCGCCGGCACCTACCGCGTGGTCGTCTCGCGCGGCTACGAGTACGAGATCTTCGACGACGCCGCCGTCGTGGTGGCGGGTGGGGGGACCGTGGAGCTGACGCCATCGCTCGTGCGCAGCGTGGACACCACGGACACCGTGTGCGGTGACTTCCACATCCACACGGACCGCTCGCCGGACGCAGGCGACCCCGGCGACGACAAGATCCGCTATGCGCTCGGCGACGGCGTCGAGATCCCGGTGCGCACCGATCACGAGTTCGTGGCGGCGTTCGAGCCCAACATCAGCCGGCTGGGCATGGACGACTGGGCGTACGGCGTGAGCGCGCTGGAGTACACCACCTTCGACTACGGCCACTTCGGCGTCTTCCCGCTGCAGGCGGACCCCGCTCGCCCCAACGGGGGCGCGGTGCAGTGGCGCGACCTCACTCAGGAGAACGAGACCACGGGCCTCGCGCGTCTGCGCCTGCCGCCCGAGATGTTCGCCGAGATCGACGCCATCCCCACCGACCCGGCGCTGATCATCTTCCACCCGCGCAGCCTGGGCGTTCCGGGTGCCTACTTCACCGCGTCCGGGTACGACCGCGACACGGGCGTGGCCTCCAACACCGAGCTGTGGGACGAGGACGCGTTCAGCATCGTGGAGGTCTTCAACGAGTCGTCGTTCACCGAGAACTTCGACGCCACCGTGGGGGACTGGTTCAGCTTCATGTCGCGCGGCAAGCGCGTGGCCGTCACCGGTTCGTCCGACAGCCACAACGTCATGGACGGCAGCGCCGTGGGCTACCCGCGCACCTGCATCATCGCGGGCACGGACACGCCGGCCGACTTCCGCACCAACCTGGACGACAACGACCTGCGCGACCTGGTGGCCGCCGGCCGCGCCGTCATCAGCGGCGGCGTGTTCCTCACGGCCGAGACCGCCACGGGGGAGGGCCCGGGCGAGGAGCGCATGGGTGCCGCGGCCACGGAGAACATCCGCGTCACCGTGCAGGCCCCCACCTGGATCACCGTCACCACCCTCGAGGTCTACGTGAACGGCATGCTCGAGGGCACCATCGCGGTGCCCGACACCGGTAACGCGCTGCGCCTGGACATGGACGTGGCGGTCAACATCCCCGCCGGCGCCAGCTACGTCATCTTCCACGCGCGGGGCGACCTGGACGTGGACGGCGTGGAGACCAGCACCCTCGAGCCGGTGCACCCGGGCCGCGCGCCGTTCGGCGTGACCAACGCCATCTACTTCCAGCGCTGA
- the eno gene encoding phosphopyruvate hydratase — translation MTEIAFVNAREILDSRGNPTLEVEVGLADGSMGRAAVPSGASTGEHEALELRDGDKSRYFGKGVLKAVDNVITELGPEIIGMDALDQTSVDQALLELDGTPTKSKLGANAILGVSMATARAASEALGLPLWRYLGGAQARVLPAPMMNIINGGAHADNGLEIQEFMIYPVGFDSFGEALRAGAETFHTLKKLLSDAGEATSVGDEGGFAPRLKTNEEALAFVAKAIEKAGYRLGEQIAIALDCAASEFHDKGVYTFDGTQVDAGKLVEIYAQYCEKYPILSIEDGMDEDDWSGWKALTERLGKSTQLVGDDLFVTNVERVQRGIDQGVANAILIKVNQIGSISETLSTIRLGALHGYSSIISHRSGETEDTFIADLAVATGAGQIKTGSASRSERIAKYNQLLRIEEQLGEGAIYAGRSTIVGARGR, via the coding sequence ATGACCGAGATCGCCTTTGTAAACGCCCGAGAGATCCTGGACTCGCGGGGCAACCCCACGCTCGAGGTGGAGGTCGGCCTGGCGGATGGCTCCATGGGCCGCGCGGCCGTTCCCTCCGGCGCGTCCACGGGTGAGCACGAGGCCCTCGAGCTGCGCGACGGCGACAAGAGCCGCTACTTCGGCAAGGGCGTGCTGAAGGCCGTCGACAACGTCATCACCGAGCTGGGCCCCGAGATCATCGGCATGGACGCGCTCGACCAGACGTCCGTGGACCAGGCGCTGCTCGAGCTGGACGGCACGCCCACCAAGAGCAAGCTGGGCGCCAACGCCATCCTGGGCGTGTCCATGGCCACCGCGCGCGCGGCGTCCGAGGCGCTGGGCCTGCCGCTGTGGCGTTACCTCGGCGGCGCGCAGGCGCGCGTGCTGCCCGCCCCCATGATGAACATCATCAACGGCGGCGCGCACGCGGACAACGGGCTCGAGATCCAGGAGTTCATGATCTACCCCGTGGGCTTCGACAGCTTCGGCGAGGCGCTGCGCGCGGGCGCCGAGACCTTCCACACGCTGAAGAAGCTGCTGAGCGACGCCGGCGAGGCCACCAGCGTGGGCGACGAGGGGGGCTTCGCGCCGCGCCTCAAGACCAACGAGGAGGCCCTCGCGTTCGTGGCCAAGGCCATCGAGAAGGCCGGCTACCGCTTGGGCGAGCAGATCGCCATCGCGCTCGACTGCGCGGCCAGCGAGTTCCACGACAAGGGCGTCTACACGTTCGACGGCACGCAGGTGGACGCCGGCAAGCTGGTGGAGATCTACGCGCAGTACTGCGAGAAGTACCCCATCCTGTCCATCGAGGACGGCATGGACGAGGACGACTGGAGCGGCTGGAAGGCCCTCACCGAGCGCCTCGGCAAGAGCACGCAGCTGGTGGGCGACGACCTCTTCGTGACCAACGTGGAACGCGTGCAGCGCGGCATCGACCAGGGCGTGGCCAACGCCATCCTCATCAAGGTCAACCAGATCGGCTCCATCAGCGAGACGCTCAGCACCATTCGCCTCGGCGCGCTGCACGGCTACTCCAGCATCATCTCGCACCGCAGCGGCGAGACCGAGGACACGTTCATCGCGGACCTCGCGGTGGCCACCGGCGCCGGTCAGATCAAGACCGGCTCCGCCTCGCGCTCGGAGCGCATCGCCAAGTACAACCAGCTGCTGCGCATCGAAGAGCAGCTGGGCGAGGGCGCCATCTACGCCGGCCGCTCCACCATCGTGGGCGCGCGCGGGCGCTGA
- a CDS encoding 1-acyl-sn-glycerol-3-phosphate acyltransferase, translating to MASGLIGSRPQDRAGASGARRSVHEGDARVSFLRDPQIERNVNRLPITFDSHGVDRFGVDKEWLIRAYSPFAHMYRSYLNVTTFGMEHVPKTGRGLLIGNHSGGIGADAAMTMTSLLMNHDAPRLAHGMAEYFFNTWPFASQLMNRTGHLTGLPEHAEMLLEAGRIVVAFPEGARGTAKLYRDKYKLVRFGTGFVRLALKMKTPIYPFAFIGGEEAFPTLFHIKGLNKLIGAPYVPVAPQLVIWPLPVSCQIHFGAPLQFEGDGSETDEVIQGYVERVKESIHGLIETGLAARPAAFTRKLVHSPYDPTRPDLKR from the coding sequence ATGGCGAGTGGGCTGATAGGCTCCCGCCCGCAGGACCGAGCCGGGGCCAGTGGGGCGCGGCGTTCGGTCCATGAAGGCGATGCTCGCGTGTCATTTCTCCGAGACCCCCAGATCGAGCGCAACGTCAACCGGCTGCCCATCACGTTCGACAGCCACGGCGTGGACCGCTTCGGCGTGGACAAAGAGTGGCTCATCCGCGCCTACTCCCCGTTCGCGCACATGTACCGCAGCTACCTGAACGTCACCACGTTCGGCATGGAGCACGTGCCCAAGACGGGGCGCGGGCTGCTCATCGGCAACCACTCGGGTGGCATCGGCGCCGATGCGGCCATGACCATGACGTCGCTGCTCATGAACCACGACGCGCCACGCCTGGCGCACGGCATGGCGGAGTACTTCTTCAACACGTGGCCGTTCGCGTCGCAGCTGATGAACCGCACGGGGCACCTCACGGGCCTGCCCGAGCACGCCGAGATGCTGCTCGAGGCGGGCCGCATCGTGGTGGCCTTCCCCGAGGGCGCGCGCGGCACGGCCAAGCTCTATCGCGACAAATACAAGCTGGTGCGCTTCGGCACCGGCTTCGTCCGCCTGGCGCTCAAGATGAAGACCCCCATCTATCCCTTCGCCTTCATCGGCGGTGAAGAAGCGTTCCCCACGCTCTTCCACATCAAGGGGCTCAACAAGCTGATCGGCGCGCCCTACGTGCCGGTGGCCCCGCAGCTGGTCATCTGGCCGCTGCCGGTCAGCTGTCAGATCCACTTCGGTGCGCCTCTCCAGTTCGAGGGCGACGGCTCCGAGACCGACGAGGTCATCCAGGGCTACGTCGAGCGCGTCAAAGAATCCATTCACGGGCTCATCGAGACTGGCCTCGCTGCGCGCCCTGCGGCATTCACCCGCAAGCTCGTCCACAGCCCCTACGACCCCACCCGGCCCGATCTCAAGCGATGA
- a CDS encoding HU family DNA-binding protein, with amino-acid sequence MATAKRLTKAQIISELAEKTNLTKKDVAAVFDELRELIRRELTKRGSPEEFVIPDLLKLKVKKVKATKAGTYINRFTGEEKQREAKPASKKVRATPLKKLKDLVNG; translated from the coding sequence ATGGCAACAGCGAAGCGCCTCACCAAGGCCCAGATCATCAGCGAGCTCGCCGAGAAGACCAACCTCACCAAGAAGGATGTCGCCGCCGTCTTCGACGAGCTCCGCGAACTCATCCGTCGCGAGCTCACGAAGCGTGGCTCTCCCGAGGAGTTCGTCATTCCGGACCTCCTCAAGCTCAAGGTGAAGAAGGTCAAGGCCACCAAGGCCGGCACCTACATCAACCGCTTCACCGGCGAAGAGAAGCAGCGCGAGGCGAAGCCCGCGAGCAAGAAGGTCCGCGCGACCCCGCTCAAGAAGCTCAAGGACCTGGTCAACGGCTGA
- the ybeY gene encoding rRNA maturation RNase YbeY: MLCDDDTIHTLNRDYRHKDKPTDVLAFAMREGEGGGLNPDLLGDVVISLDTARRQAIAGGRTIASEVTILLAHGLLHLLGYDHQTDDEERRMNAMVDVLRASCIRRKA; encoded by the coding sequence CTGCTGTGTGACGACGACACCATCCACACCCTCAACCGCGACTACCGGCACAAGGACAAGCCCACGGACGTGCTCGCGTTCGCCATGCGCGAGGGCGAAGGCGGTGGCCTGAACCCTGATTTGCTCGGTGATGTCGTGATCAGCTTGGACACCGCCCGCCGCCAAGCGATCGCAGGGGGTCGGACGATCGCCTCCGAAGTGACCATCCTGCTCGCGCACGGGCTGCTGCACCTGCTGGGCTACGACCATCAAACCGATGACGAAGAACGCCGCATGAACGCGATGGTCGACGTGCTCCGAGCCTCGTGTATCCGCCGCAAGGCGTGA
- a CDS encoding prolipoprotein diacylglyceryl transferase: MIPWFKAAHFFFPMPVPLPWLPDGIPMHPFALLVMTGALASVRAADWYARKNRLSTAVVGDLTIHMLFFGFIGAAVFNTLFYFPERITQVLEHPRMAPRLFSGISSYGGFLGGVLGAFFWRWRRKLPLLELGDATAFAAPFGWLFGRMGCAVTHDHPGGITNFFLGIRGWDGTPYTRHDLGLYEVFWSAGVMALLLVLVQRKRTPGFYVALVPTLYAPYRFLLDFLRIDAALVGGDARYAGLTPAQYAAVGTMIMALMVLRHSLTEKPAELPPFARTP, encoded by the coding sequence GTGATCCCCTGGTTCAAGGCCGCGCACTTCTTCTTCCCCATGCCCGTTCCGCTGCCCTGGCTGCCGGACGGAATCCCCATGCACCCCTTCGCGCTGCTGGTCATGACCGGCGCGCTGGCGTCGGTGCGCGCGGCCGACTGGTATGCCCGCAAGAACCGGCTGAGCACCGCGGTGGTGGGTGACCTCACCATCCACATGCTGTTCTTCGGGTTCATCGGGGCGGCCGTGTTCAACACGCTGTTCTACTTCCCGGAGCGCATCACCCAGGTGCTCGAGCACCCGCGCATGGCGCCGCGCCTGTTCAGCGGCATCTCGTCCTACGGCGGCTTCCTGGGCGGCGTGCTGGGTGCGTTCTTCTGGCGCTGGCGCCGCAAGCTGCCGCTGCTGGAGCTGGGCGACGCCACGGCCTTCGCGGCGCCGTTCGGCTGGCTGTTCGGGCGCATGGGCTGCGCCGTCACGCACGACCACCCGGGCGGCATCACCAACTTCTTCCTGGGCATCCGCGGCTGGGACGGCACGCCCTACACGCGCCACGACCTGGGCCTGTACGAGGTGTTCTGGAGCGCGGGCGTGATGGCGCTCTTGCTGGTGCTGGTGCAGCGCAAGCGCACGCCGGGCTTCTATGTGGCCTTGGTGCCCACCCTGTACGCGCCGTACCGCTTCCTGCTCGACTTCCTGCGCATCGACGCGGCCCTCGTTGGCGGAGACGCGCGTTACGCCGGGCTGACCCCCGCGCAGTACGCCGCCGTGGGCACCATGATCATGGCGCTCATGGTGCTGCGCCACTCGCTCACGGAGAAGCCCGCCGAGCTGCCCCCGTTCGCGCGCACCCCGTAG
- the ygiD gene encoding 4,5-DOPA dioxygenase extradiol has translation MPVVFVGHGSPMNVVEDNRWSRGFRELGTLLPRPRAILAISAHWFVDGTYLTDNTQPRTIYDFSGFPQALYEVEYRAPGSVDLATRVRGMIGDQRAQLRSDWGLDHGTWSVLHWMYPAADIPVVQLSMDRRLPARGHYTLGRSLAALRHEGVLILASGNVVHNLRDAFQRMQSGNTETPPWAARFDQTVAQALTQRDTEALLGLWPSEDGALAHPSPDHWWPLLYAYGATEGTDTTRFPLEGFDLGSLSMRNVIIG, from the coding sequence ATGCCCGTGGTCTTCGTGGGCCACGGCTCGCCCATGAACGTGGTGGAGGACAACCGCTGGAGCCGGGGCTTCCGGGAGCTCGGCACCCTACTCCCCCGCCCGCGCGCCATTCTGGCCATCTCGGCGCACTGGTTCGTGGACGGCACCTACCTCACCGACAACACCCAGCCCCGCACCATCTACGACTTCTCGGGCTTCCCCCAGGCGCTCTACGAGGTGGAGTACCGCGCCCCGGGCAGCGTGGACCTGGCCACCCGCGTGCGCGGCATGATCGGCGACCAGCGCGCGCAGCTGCGCAGCGACTGGGGGCTGGACCACGGCACCTGGAGCGTCTTGCACTGGATGTATCCCGCGGCCGACATCCCCGTGGTGCAGCTCAGCATGGACCGGCGCCTGCCCGCGCGGGGCCACTACACGCTAGGCCGCTCGCTCGCCGCGCTGCGCCACGAGGGCGTGCTCATCCTGGCCAGCGGCAACGTGGTGCACAACCTGCGCGACGCCTTCCAGCGCATGCAGAGCGGCAACACCGAGACACCGCCGTGGGCCGCCCGCTTCGATCAGACCGTGGCGCAGGCGCTCACCCAGCGCGACACGGAGGCGCTGCTGGGGCTGTGGCCCAGCGAAGACGGCGCGCTGGCGCACCCGTCACCCGACCACTGGTGGCCCCTGCTGTACGCCTACGGGGCCACCGAAGGGACCGACACCACGCGCTTCCCCCTCGAGGGCTTCGACCTGGGCTCGCTGTCGATGCGCAACGTGATCATCGGCTGA